A region of the Propionispora hippei DSM 15287 genome:
AGGGTGAATAGTCCGCTGTGGTACAAGGTTGAAAGCACAACACCTATGGAAGTTTCCAAACCGGCAAATCCACTGGGCGCAAACCGAAATTCACGATCCTTTTCCTCAAAGGCATGGGGTGCGTGATCTGTTGCGATGGCATCAATAGTGCCGTCTTTAAGCCCGGCAAGCAGCGCTTTCCTATGCTCATTCGATCGCAGGGGGGGATTCACCTTTGCCGTAGAATCAAAATCCGCAACAACCTCATCGGTCAAGGATAAATGTTGCGGTGTCACCTCGGCAGTGACCTTAATACCGCGCGCTTTAGCCTGTCTAACCAGTTCGACTGCACCTTGGGAACTGATATGAGCGATGTGAATCCGTGAACCGGTGTATTCGGCCAGCATAATATCTCTGGCCACAGCAATATCCTCAGCTACTGAAGGGCGTCCTTTAATGCCCAGCATAGCCGATACCGCCCCTTCGTGCATATGTCCCTCATTCACCAACGATTCATCCTCGGCATGGGAGATGACTGCTTTATCAAACATTCCCGTATATTCCAAACCTGTTTTCAACAATTTAGCACTTTCCACATAATGGCCGTCGTCGGAAATAGCGACTGCACCGCTTAGCAGCATATCGCCTATTTCAGCCAGCTCCTTGCCTTCCTGCCCCTTGCTCAGGGCCCCGATCACCTTCACATGCACAGCCCCTTCGAGTTGGGCCCGTTGCGCGATTCCGGCCACCAAAATGGCATTATCGATAACCGGCTTCGTGTTTGGCATACAGGCTATCGTAGTAATCCCACCGGCCGCGGCTGCCCGTGTTCCGGAAGCAATGTCCTCCTTCGCCTCCAGTCCCGGTTCCCGCAAATGTACATGCATATCAACAAATCCCGGAGCAACCACCAAGCCCGCAGCCGGAAAAACCTTGGCATCAGGCGCGTTGATATCGCTGCCGATTTGAATAATCTTCTCATTTTCGATCAATATATCGCCTATGGCATCAAAATTTTTGGCCGGGTTGATAATTCTGCCACCTTTAATTAATAGCTTCAATCTCTTTCCCTCCCATCAATACCAGAAACAACAGCGCCATTCTCACA
Encoded here:
- a CDS encoding dihydroorotase, which encodes MKLLIKGGRIINPAKNFDAIGDILIENEKIIQIGSDINAPDAKVFPAAGLVVAPGFVDMHVHLREPGLEAKEDIASGTRAAAAGGITTIACMPNTKPVIDNAILVAGIAQRAQLEGAVHVKVIGALSKGQEGKELAEIGDMLLSGAVAISDDGHYVESAKLLKTGLEYTGMFDKAVISHAEDESLVNEGHMHEGAVSAMLGIKGRPSVAEDIAVARDIMLAEYTGSRIHIAHISSQGAVELVRQAKARGIKVTAEVTPQHLSLTDEVVADFDSTAKVNPPLRSNEHRKALLAGLKDGTIDAIATDHAPHAFEEKDREFRFAPSGFAGLETSIGVVLSTLYHSGLFTLPEIVARMSANPARILGIEAGVLEEGKLADITIINPDLEWTVDSRKFYTRGKLTPFEGRQLKGKAVATIVKGKMIMQNGEVLE